GCATAGCCTTGGCCAAATTGGTGATCTCTGGGGAATGGAAACTTTGCACCTGCATACTCCCTCCTTTAATACTGATTGGCTGAGCGCTGACAACACGCGCCAGCTGAGAAAAAGCCTGTGATTCAAGGAGATAATATATAGGTGAAATGGGTTGAAATGCGATTTTTGTTCACAAAGCCAATAGGCTAGAGCACCAAATTCCTAATCATGTGTTGAGTTCTGTATCAGCTCGTATGCTCTTTCGGGAGGAATCATGCTTGCCATTTTTATACATCTTCAGTGGAGAAATTTTCATACGCTCGATGGTGAACGCATTGCTTGATGATCATGGCTTCCAACAGTCTTTCGTCCTTGGGGCCAAGATCAGCGGGGGATTCCACATTACGCTTGTCGAGGAAGGACGCAAAATCAAACAGGATACCTTCCAAAAGGATTTCACTGAACGCCGGAAATCCTGCACCAGAAAAACAGCAGAAATCATCATATTTGAGCAACCGAGAGATAAAGACGAATCCCGAAGAGGCTGAACGAGATAACCCAACGTCAATGACCTCCTCAACAAGCCCTTCCCTGAGAAGATCGGTGCATTTAAGACGATGATTTCCTATGCTCTCAACGCCAAATACGCTAAATACATTTCTTCGCATTCCTGAAAGCAGAGAAAGATGATCCGCATTCTCAGCTGAAAAAGTATCTACAATGGATTTTCCTTTTTCTGGCCAGGAATAAATCAAGTAATCTGTGAACATGTCAGTGCAAGCTTCATGAGGAAAGAAGATTTTCTTCTTCTTGTATAAGCCAATAGAGCGAGCACATGGAACGTATTCCTTCTTGTGAACCTGCTCGAAAAGGTCACTGTGAAAATCCTTGAGTGCGGATTTCGTCGCTTGATAGCGCTGAATAGTTTTGTCGAGGAAAAGCATAGTATTTTGCCGTTCTCAAAAATAATCTTCGCGCTCGACAGGACCGCTCATCGTGTCAAACACTTCGGAGCAAATCTCGATATCGAAGAATTCCCGTAACAGCTTCCGGTTCAGCGTCTTGGGCCAGTAGTCGCCGCTTGTGTCCCAGCCGCTGAGTTCCGTCTCAAGAATCTTCTTGGCGCTCTTGAGGATGAATTCCAGGGCATCCCCGTTGTCGTCATAGATCGGCGTCAGGTAGCAGGTCTTGTCATCCTGAAGCTCATCCATGGTCATCTTGCGGCCCGTGCCAGGAAGGCTGTTGATCCAGTCCAGGTAGGGTTGTTTAGGCTTGAAAACGGCAAGCATCCGGTTGATCGTCTTCATTCGGAATACACTTCAGCCCGAGTGGGGTTACAGGGTTGAGTAATAGTTCTTGATTTTCATGGACATTAAATTTCTGCGTTCAGCCAAAAACGTTTTGTAGTCTGTGTGTTCCATTTGCAGTGTGCTATCAGGAATGCAGTTTGTCGAAAGATTGTCTCTCAACTGGCTCTCGTCACAAATAGCTCCTACTCTTAGACATTGGTCAGCACATTGCTTTAATATATCCGCAAAGTATTCCTTGGGAGATTTATTGCCGACCTTGATGTTGATTTCACTCTGGGTATAGGCAAAGTTGGCGATCTGATTGTACTCTCCGCGTTTCATGCCGTTCTTCTTGAGGTAGTCTTTGGGAAAAATGTGATGAATGTCTCCCCGGTGAGCTATCAGGTCACGCACAGTGATCTCTTTCGAGAGCAACCCCCTGTCTCCTAGTTTGACCTGGGCGGCCCAGTATATCTTGAGGTAGGGGCTGTTCGTGGAAGCCTTCTCAAGCTCTTGGACAAGACCGAATTCCCAGAACGAATCAGATAGCTCAGCTTTCTCCGTCTGCTCAAGGCAGTCGACAAACCCACCACCCCGGGCGCGCTTGATGTCGGAATCGAACCGGCTCTCGAATGAACCTGAGTACCGGGAGGTAAGAAGGGAAAGAACGAACCACCGCCGGACCAGCTTCTCGATTACCGCCGGGTCATACTTTTCCATTCTCAGCTTGAGGTAGAGGGCATACGCAAAGTTCAAGGCGTTCTGAGATCGAATCATGTGCGGGGCAATGAACCCGGCCGACCGGATGATCATCAGAAAGCGCTGGAAATGGGTCTCGTTGATGAAGCTCATGACCCCATCCCCCAGCGTCTTGAAGGATGCCTCGGCGATTTCATCCTCGTACTGGCGTGTCTCAAAATTCCTTCCCGAAAGCAGGCTCACCAAGTCGGCGAGTTTGCCGCGCTCAAAGGCGGACACGCAGGCCACACGAAGAACATCCGTATAGGACGGATCGTAAAGGTCCTCATTCTCGTTCTTGAGCCAGGACATCTTTCGGAACCAGTCCGTGGCCGCAAAGGCAGTATCCCGTTCCGCGAGCTGAGAATGGAAGTCCGGGGCCACAGCCAGCTGGCAGAAATAGTCAATGGCCTTACGCAGAATCGGTCCGCCATACTGGTCGCTGGCGGCAATCTTGGACATGGCGAAATCGGCCTGGTTCAGTACAACGCCCTTGGAGTTGATGCGGATGAAAATCTCCGTCACCGTTTCGATGTCCAGTTCGTGGGCGAGCTCTATGAAGCCGATCTGATTGTTCCGCAGTGACTGGAGGTTGGTCAGTGTCTGAAGGACTTCCCCCTTGTCGGCTCCCGAGTTCTTGGCGCAGTAGTCCTCGTAGACGTCCACGGGGAATGTGGAGCGGCACAGAATGGACGAGACATCGGGAATCCAGGATACGTCCTTGCCGATGGCGGGGTTCAAAACCTCGAATTTCCTTTCCAGCGGGTTGAAGGCTATCCGTATCCTTACGAACTGGTAGTCCTTGGTGAGTACCTTCTGCCCCAGCACCGCCGCCATGAGGGCGGTAACGCGCTGCTGTCCGTCGATGAGGACCTTCTTGCCTTCGGATATGGAGCCATCCTTGAGGCGCACGTTTGGGTTGCGCCAAGCGATGAGGTAACCCACGGGGTATCCGTTGTAGAAGGAGTCAAGCAGGTCTCGGACATTGGCGGCGTCCCAGACAAAGGGGCGCTGGATCTCGGGGATGGCGAT
Above is a genomic segment from Paucidesulfovibrio longus DSM 6739 containing:
- a CDS encoding GmrSD restriction endonuclease domain-containing protein produces the protein MPPCYSVNSHSVETILAWVKACEIAIPEIQRPFVWDAANVRDLLDSFYNGYPVGYLIAWRNPNVRLKDGSISEGKKVLIDGQQRVTALMAAVLGQKVLTKDYQFVRIRIAFNPLERKFEVLNPAIGKDVSWIPDVSSILCRSTFPVDVYEDYCAKNSGADKGEVLQTLTNLQSLRNNQIGFIELAHELDIETVTEIFIRINSKGVVLNQADFAMSKIAASDQYGGPILRKAIDYFCQLAVAPDFHSQLAERDTAFAATDWFRKMSWLKNENEDLYDPSYTDVLRVACVSAFERGKLADLVSLLSGRNFETRQYEDEIAEASFKTLGDGVMSFINETHFQRFLMIIRSAGFIAPHMIRSQNALNFAYALYLKLRMEKYDPAVIEKLVRRWFVLSLLTSRYSGSFESRFDSDIKRARGGGFVDCLEQTEKAELSDSFWEFGLVQELEKASTNSPYLKIYWAAQVKLGDRGLLSKEITVRDLIAHRGDIHHIFPKDYLKKNGMKRGEYNQIANFAYTQSEINIKVGNKSPKEYFADILKQCADQCLRVGAICDESQLRDNLSTNCIPDSTLQMEHTDYKTFLAERRNLMSMKIKNYYSTL